The DNA window GGAAATATTGGAATATCCCTCTTTTTTATATTTTTTAAAAAGAAGAAATCCAAATTTCCATTTAATATCTAAAATTCTGGTTATTTCATAATAAAAATAATGTTTATTAAGTGTTTCTATTATCAACTTTTTTTCCTCTTCAGGAAAAACAGAAATATTCTTAATTATTCCTATTTCTTCTATTTCACCCGTTTCTTTCTGATAGAAAATTGAAATGAAATTATAGGGATTGGTAACAGGGAAACATGAAACTGCAAAAACACTCTTATAAAGAATTCCATCTTCTATTAAAAAAAGATTAATTGTATTGAATTCTCCTTTTAAAATTTTAATATTATCCGGGGTCAAATATTCTTTTTTAATTTCCATGTATCAATGCTCCATCAATACTTGAAAGTTGTGTCTGCATAACAATAAGATTATAGTATATACCTCTTTTTTCCATTAATTCATTATGATTTCCAATTTCTGCAATTCTTCCATTATCTATAACAATAATTTTATCAGATTCTTTTAAAGTTGAGAGACGATGAGCAATAATAATAGTAGTTCTGCCCTTCCAGAGTGAAGATAAAGCATCCTGAATTTTTTTCTCCGATTCTGTATCAACAGAAGATGTTGCTTCATCAAGAATCAGAATAGGAGGGTCACATAAGACTGCCCTTGCAATTGTTATTCTCTGTTTTTCCCCACCAGAAAGTCCTGCACCTCTCTCTCCAAGTAAAGTATCATAACCGTTTGGAAATTTCATAATGAATTCATGAGCATTGGCAACTTTCGCTGCATTGATAATTTCCTCAAAAGTAGCATCTGGCTTTCCATAGGATATATTTTCAGAAATTGTTCCTCTAAATAAAAAAGGTTCCTGTAATACAAGTCCTATATGTTTCCTCAATTCATATGAAGGTATATCTTTTAGATTTTTTCCATCTATTAAAATTTCTCCTTCTTGAACATCATAGAATTTACATAATAAATTAACAAGAGTAGTTTTCCCACTCCCACTCCTTCCAACTATTCCGACTATTTCCCCAGGTTCTATTTTAAAACTCACATTTTTTATAACAGGTTGATACGGGTCATAACCAAAAGTTACATTTCTAAATTCAATTTCACCTTTAATTTTCATAAGTTTCACTGCCCTTTTTGGTTCTTTAACCTGTGGTTCAGTATCAAGAACTTCAAAAATTCTATGACTGGCGGTTGTAAAATTACTGAACCAGGTTGATAAAAGGGTAAGATTTGTTAAAGGTGAATAAAACATACCAATATAACTCAAAAAAGCCATTAATTCACCAAGAGTTAATTTCCCCTCAAGAACATTTTTACCTCCAACATACCATATAATCAAACCACCTAAACTGAAGAGAAAAGCCATGAGTGGATTGAAAACAGAAATGTTTATATTGACTGTCCTGACCGAATCCTTTAATTTATCAGCGTAGAAAGTAAATCTATTAAATTCTTTTTCTTCCTGAGAAAATGCCTTTACTGTTTTTATTCCAGAAAGAACATTATTCAAAAATGTTGAAAGTTTTGCCTGACTATCCCAGACCTTATAATATTTTGGATAAACACCACGCCAGAATATAAGGGTTCCAATCACTACAAATGGTATAGGTATCATAACATATAAAGCAAGTAACCAGTTTATTGAAAAAAGCATAATACCTATTCCAATTAACATAAATATATTTAAGAGGAAACCCTGTCCTGCCTGAGTTACAAAACCATGAAATGCTTCAACATCAGAAGAAAATCTTGTCATTATAGTTCCAACTGAATTTATGTCGTAGTAACTCAAAGACAATTCTTCAAGTTTTTTGAATAATTTTTTTCTCAAATTATTTGTAATCAGTGTCCCGACAGAAGTGGATATAGTTCCTACAAGCATATTAATCTGGGCACGGAAAAATTCAGCACTGACAAGTATAATTACAAGATATGGAAGCCAGTCAACATGTTTTCGGGTGGTTAAAACTTCATCTACAAGAATTTTTGTAATTCTTGGAGGTATTAAACTTAAGGCAACTCCTATAACCATTAAAAAGAAAATAATAAAAATCCATCCAATATGCTCAGAAAGTAAAGAAAAAACTCTTGATAATATTGCTCCCTGTTTTAAACAATTTGGACATGTGGACTCTTCCGTCTGCAAAGGGAATCCACATTTCTGACATAAAAATGGATGGGGTTGATTTAATATATCATTGGAAACAGGTTGTCCTGATTTTAAATTTTGTACCTGGGTTATAAAACGAGAAAATTTATATCTGTTTGAATTTGTGAACCTAAATATGTCAATAAAATATCCATCTATTTTAATTTGAAAAAAAGCACTTCCAACCGTCTGTCGTATATTAAAAGATTCTATCCTTTTTAAATCAAAAGAAATTTTTTCCTGAAATCCTTTTTCAGGAATTATATAAAGTTTATCAGATGTAGCAACAATCCTAATTTTTGCAGGATTGCCGAATAAATCAAGGTCTGCTTCTGTTTCCAGTTTTATATCCTTTATTTCTTCCATTTTCTTTAGAATTTTCCGAGTTTTTAATTTTTAAATATTATACCAGATATTCTTGAAAAATATAAAAGAGTGTGATAAATTTTAATAATCTCAAACATCTTTTTAAAATTGTTAGTTTTTTTGTTTAAAATAAAGGAAATGAAATGAAAATTGAAAAATTTTACAGGATAATAAAAATTGACTGGTCACATTTTTTGAAAAAATTAGTTTTTACATTTATTATTTGTTTTTTCTCTTTTAAATTAAACTGTGAAGTTTTTTCTGGATATCCTGAATTAAAAATATTTGGAGAGGATTTTTTTGAAAATTACACCCCACTTTTAAAAACCCACCAGTTACCTTTAAGTGATGATTATATTTTAGGACCTGGAGATACACTTATTATCAATGTGTGGGGATTTTTTGAACAGGAGTATCAAAAAGAAGTTGAAACAGATGGAAGTATTTTTATTTCAGGGATTGGTAAAATTTATCTTGCGGGAAAACCACTGAAGGAAGTCAAAAAAATAATTGAGGATAAATTCTATAAAAAATATAAGAATATTCAGGTCTCTGTTTCGGGAGGGAAAATTAGAACAATTAATATTTATATTCTTGGAGAAGTTAAAAAACCAGGAGTTTATGAAATTTTTCCTTTTTTAAACATAATAGATGTAATTGCCATAGCAGGTGGTCCAAATAAAAATGGTAGTTTAAGAAGAATTGAAATAATTAAAAATGATGGAGGAAAAGAACTTATTGACATCTATCCAATTCTTCTTAAAGGTGAAAAACCAAAAGTTTTTCAATTCCAGAGCGGAGACACTGTTTTTGTTCATCAATCAGAAAATCTTGTCGGAATTACAGGTGGAGTACGAAGACCTGCAATATATGAATTGAAAAATATGGAATTAAAAGAATTGATTGATTTATCAGGTGGTTTTTTACCGGTTGCAGATATTTCTCATATTCAAATTGAAAGAATTGATAAAGAAAAAGGGAGAGTGTTAATTGATATAAAGGAGAAAGATATCTTAAATCTCTCTTTAAAAAATTTTGATGTAGTAAAAGTTCCATTATTAAGTTCTCAATCTTTTTATCAGGTTTCAATAACAGGTGCTGTAAAAACACAGAGAGTTTATGGATGGAAAGAAGGGATTAAAATAAGTAATATTTTAAAAAAAGATGATTTATTACCATTTGCTGAAACAGAAAAAGCAGAAATTATAAGAATTGAAAATGGATATAGAAAAATTATTTCTTTTTCTCCTGAAAAACTTTTTTCAGGAGATACAAATAATGATTTAAATCTTTTACCTCAGGATAAAATTGTAATTTATTCAAAAGAAAGACCTGAAAAAAAAGTTGTAATTACCGGAGAAGTAAAGTACCCTGGAGAATATGTAATTGAAAGTGGAGAAAAAATAAGCAACATTATAAAAAGAGCAGGTAATTTTACTTCTTCTGCTTATCCAAAAGGAATTGTATTTTTAAGGGAATCGGTGAAAAAACAAAAAGAAGAAGAAATAGAAAAACTATTAAAAGAAAAAAGAGAAACATTGAATTCTGCATTAAAAACTGCTCAAAACACAGAAGAAAAACAGGTAATTGAAAAAACTTTAATAGCGGTTGAAAAACTTGCAGAAGTTAAACCACAGGGAAGAATAATCATAAAAATGGATGATTTTGAAAAATTTGAAAATAGTGTTTATGATATTTCTCTTGAAAACGGAGATATTATTTATATACCCAAAAAACCTGTATATGTTTCAGTAGTTGGAGAAGTCAATAATCCAGCAAATGTATTGTATGAACCTGATTTAACTCTGAATGATTATATTCAAAAGACAGGTGGCTTTACAAAAGATGCTGATAGAAAAAGTATTTTTATTGTTAGAGTTGACGGTTCAAGTGATAGAAATTTAGAAAAAATCAGTGAAGGAGACACCATTATTATTCCTTTTGAACCAAGAGGAGAGAAATTAAGATTCATTAAAGATATAATGCAAATTTTCTATCAAATAGCGGTTGGAGTAGGAGTGTTAATAAAATGAATAGAGAAAAAGTAAAAAATGGAATTTTAAAGGGAAGTCCTATAAAAAGACATATAATTTTACTTATTCTAACATATATCGCGGTAATAAACCTTACAGTGCTCTTTTATTTAATTACACCTAAATATTACAGAGCAACATCTACTATTTTGCAACCTCCTGAATCAGAAGTCAGTTTATCTTCCTCACAAACAGCAAAATTTTCAAAAGAACCCCTTTCTCTTATAAGAACAAATACAGAACTTTTTTTCTCCATCCTTAACAGTAGAAGGATGAAAGACGATATAATTGAGAAATTTAATCTCAAAAAACATTACGGTGTATCAAATGATGATGAGGCAATAGAAATACTTAATGAAAGAACTAACATTTTCTTAACAAAAGATAAAGTAATTCAAATAGATGTTATTGATAGAGACCCGAAAATCGCCGCAGGAATAGCAAATTTTTATACAGAAAACCTTGATTATTTAATAAAAGAATTAACAATTACCACAGCAAAACAAAACAGGATATTCATTGAAAAAAGATTGAAAGAAACAACTGAACTTATTGAGGAATTGGAAAAACGACTAACTACAATTCAGAATACCAATAAACTTGTTATTGACCAGGATTTAACTCAAATATCACAAACAGGCGGTAAACTTATGGAACAACTTATAAATAAACAACTTGAACTTGAAAAAGAAAGACAGATTTTAGATGATAAAGACCCTAAAATTATAATGCTTAAAAATGAAATAAAAGAAATACAATCTTCTCTTGCAAAATTACTTGGCTCTCAGGATGAATTAACAAGAATTTTAAGAGAATTAAAAGTTCAGGAATCTCTATATAATTTTCTCACTTCAAAAATGGAAGA is part of the bacterium genome and encodes:
- a CDS encoding ABC transporter ATP-binding protein, yielding MEEIKDIKLETEADLDLFGNPAKIRIVATSDKLYIIPEKGFQEKISFDLKRIESFNIRQTVGSAFFQIKIDGYFIDIFRFTNSNRYKFSRFITQVQNLKSGQPVSNDILNQPHPFLCQKCGFPLQTEESTCPNCLKQGAILSRVFSLLSEHIGWIFIIFFLMVIGVALSLIPPRITKILVDEVLTTRKHVDWLPYLVIILVSAEFFRAQINMLVGTISTSVGTLITNNLRKKLFKKLEELSLSYYDINSVGTIMTRFSSDVEAFHGFVTQAGQGFLLNIFMLIGIGIMLFSINWLLALYVMIPIPFVVIGTLIFWRGVYPKYYKVWDSQAKLSTFLNNVLSGIKTVKAFSQEEKEFNRFTFYADKLKDSVRTVNINISVFNPLMAFLFSLGGLIIWYVGGKNVLEGKLTLGELMAFLSYIGMFYSPLTNLTLLSTWFSNFTTASHRIFEVLDTEPQVKEPKRAVKLMKIKGEIEFRNVTFGYDPYQPVIKNVSFKIEPGEIVGIVGRSGSGKTTLVNLLCKFYDVQEGEILIDGKNLKDIPSYELRKHIGLVLQEPFLFRGTISENISYGKPDATFEEIINAAKVANAHEFIMKFPNGYDTLLGERGAGLSGGEKQRITIARAVLCDPPILILDEATSSVDTESEKKIQDALSSLWKGRTTIIIAHRLSTLKESDKIIVIDNGRIAEIGNHNELMEKRGIYYNLIVMQTQLSSIDGALIHGN
- a CDS encoding SLBB domain-containing protein produces the protein MKIEKFYRIIKIDWSHFLKKLVFTFIICFFSFKLNCEVFSGYPELKIFGEDFFENYTPLLKTHQLPLSDDYILGPGDTLIINVWGFFEQEYQKEVETDGSIFISGIGKIYLAGKPLKEVKKIIEDKFYKKYKNIQVSVSGGKIRTINIYILGEVKKPGVYEIFPFLNIIDVIAIAGGPNKNGSLRRIEIIKNDGGKELIDIYPILLKGEKPKVFQFQSGDTVFVHQSENLVGITGGVRRPAIYELKNMELKELIDLSGGFLPVADISHIQIERIDKEKGRVLIDIKEKDILNLSLKNFDVVKVPLLSSQSFYQVSITGAVKTQRVYGWKEGIKISNILKKDDLLPFAETEKAEIIRIENGYRKIISFSPEKLFSGDTNNDLNLLPQDKIVIYSKERPEKKVVITGEVKYPGEYVIESGEKISNIIKRAGNFTSSAYPKGIVFLRESVKKQKEEEIEKLLKEKRETLNSALKTAQNTEEKQVIEKTLIAVEKLAEVKPQGRIIIKMDDFEKFENSVYDISLENGDIIYIPKKPVYVSVVGEVNNPANVLYEPDLTLNDYIQKTGGFTKDADRKSIFIVRVDGSSDRNLEKISEGDTIIIPFEPRGEKLRFIKDIMQIFYQIAVGVGVLIK
- a CDS encoding DUF1854 domain-containing protein, with amino-acid sequence MEIKKEYLTPDNIKILKGEFNTINLFLIEDGILYKSVFAVSCFPVTNPYNFISIFYQKETGEIEEIGIIKNISVFPEEEKKLIIETLNKHYFYYEITRILDIKWKFGFLLFKKYKKEGYSNIS